Genomic window (Longimicrobium sp.):
ACGCCGTCGCCCTCCGCCGCCACCTCCCCTGACTTGCGGCTCACCAGGCGGTAGGCCATCGAGAAGCGGTCCTCGCCCACTTCCGTGACTCGCGCCCCGACCGCCACCGTGTCCGGCCAGGTGAGCGGCCGGCGGAAGCGGCAGCCGGTCGAGGCCAGGATCGGCCCCACGGGATCATTCTCCGCCAGCTCGCGAAAGCCGATGCGCTCCAGGTACTCGATCCGCGCGCTCTCGAAGTACCTGAAGAAAACGATGTTGTTGACGTGCCTGAAGTAGTCCATGTCACCCCACGCGACGGGGATGTCCACGACCACCGGGTAGCCGGCCAGCAGTTCCTCCGTCATGCCGCCCCCGCCGCGCCGAGCCCCGCCGCCCGCCCCGTGGCCCACGCCCAGAAGAAGTTGTAGCCGCCGATCGGCCCGAAGCAGTCCAGGATCTCGCCGCACAGGTGCAGCCCGGGGACGACGCGGCTCTCCAGCGTCCGCGGATCCACCTCGGCCAGCGGCACGCCGCCGCCCGTGACTTCGGCCTTCTTGTACCCCTCGTGCCCTGTCCAGGGGAGCGGATAGCGCGCGAGCGTCTCTACCAGCCGCTGCCGCTCGTCGCGGCGCAGCTGCG
Coding sequences:
- a CDS encoding thioesterase family protein, with translation MTEELLAGYPVVVDIPVAWGDMDYFRHVNNIVFFRYFESARIEYLERIGFRELAENDPVGPILASTGCRFRRPLTWPDTVAVGARVTEVGEDRFSMAYRLVSRKSGEVAAEGDGVLVSFDYAAQKKVPLPERVRREIELLEGR